TCGTGGCGCGCATTCTTGAAATCGCCCTCGTAGATCAGCCCGGACGGGTAGACCGCGCGGCCCTGCCCCTCGATCACGCCCGCTTGCCATTCGCCATCGTAGCTGGAGCCGTCGGCATAGCTGATCTTGCCCTGCCCGTTGGCAAGGTCCGCGGCCAGCTCGCCCACGTAGATCGCGCCGTCGGGATAGGTGACCTGCCCCTCGCCCTCGATCCGGCCGTCGCGCCAGCTGCCCTCGTAGGCGAAGCCGTCGGCGCGTTCAGAGCGGCCCTGCCCGTGGCGCTGGTCGTCCTTGAAGCCCCCCTCGTAGAAGCCGCCATCGGCGTAATCCATCCGGCCCTGCCCGTGCCGCGCCCCGCCTTTCAGGGTGCCGGTGTAGACGTCGCCATTGGCGCGGGTCTGCACACCCTCGCCCTCCATCTGGCCCGCAACCCAGCCGCCCTCGTAGATCAGCCCGTCGGGCAGCTCCAACCGGCCCTCGCCCTGGCGCATGCCGCCCGCCATCTCGCCCTCGTAGATCGAGCCATCGGGATAGGAAATCTTGCCGCGGCCTTCCTTGACGCCCGCGACCCACTGGCCCTCGTAGCGGTAGCCGTTCGGGTTGACCATCACACCCAAGCCGTGGTGCTGCGCGTTCAGGAACTCGCCCTCGTAGCGCACCCCGTTGGCATAGGTGATGATGCCGCGCCCGGTGATCTTGCCGTCGGTCCAGTCGCCCTCGTAATTGCCGCCATCGGCGAAGATGATCTGGCCGAAGCCGTCGGGCTTGCCGTCCTTGAACTGCCCCTCGTAGAGCGAGCCGTCGGGAAAGCGCGCCGTGCCTTGGCCCGAGATCACGCCGTCGATCCAATTGCCGGAATACTCGTAGCCATTGGGCAGGGTGAACACCCCTTGCCCGTGGCGTTTGCCCTCCTTGAAGGCGCCGGTGTAGACGCCGCCATCCTCGTATTGCTTGGTGCCGGTGTCCTGCGCCATCGCAGGGGCGGCAAGGCTCAGGCACAGGCCCGCGATAAGGCTCAAACGCATGGGGGCTGCTCTCCCTTGATTGGTTGGCGGAACCCTAATCAACAGCCCCGCTGCGCACAAGCGCCCGCCACGGGGCGGATAAAAAATCGCGCGCGGCGCAGCCGCACCTTTAGGTCACACCCCCTTCCCCTGACCAAACGGTCTGCTACATGTGGCCCGACCTAAGAAGGACGACCCCGAGATGAGCGATACGTTCCGCCTCACCCTGGCCCAGCTGAACCCGACCGTCGGCGATTTCGCCGGCAACGCCGCCAAGGCGCGCGAGGCCTGGGCTGCGGCCAAGGACGCAGGCGCGCAGATGGTGGCCCTGCCGGAGATGTTTCTGACCGGCTACCAGGTGCAGGATCTGTCGATGAAGCCGATCTTCACCGAAACCGCGATGGCTGCCGCGGCCCAGCTTGCACGCGACTGCGCCGATGGGCCCGCCATGGGGATCGGCCACCCGGCCTTCGTCGACGGCAAGCTCTACAATGTCTACTCGATCCTCGAGGGCGGCGAGATCAAGGCGCAGATGCTCAAGCACGAGCTGCCCAATTACGGCGTCTTCGACGAGGTGCGGGTTTTCGCCCAAGGCCCGCTCGGTGGCCCCTATGCCGTAGGCCCCCTGCGCATCGGCACGCCCATCTGCGAAGATGCCTGGCACGAAGATGTCTGCGAGACCCTCGCCGAAAGCGGCGCGGAGATCTTCCTGGTGCCCAACGGCTCCCCCTACCGCCGCGACAAGCATGACACACGGCTGGGCCACATGGTCGCCCGCGTGGTCGAGAACGATCTGCCGCTGGTCTATCTCAACATGGTCGGCGGGCAGGATGATCAGGTCTTCGACGGCGGCTCCTTCGTGCTCAACCGCGGCGGCGAGCTGGCGCGCATGCTGCCGGTGCTCGAAGAGGTCATCACCCATGTCGACTTCCGGCAAACAGGCGGCCAATGGGAAGCCGTGCCGGGCGAGATCATCTCGCGCCCCGACGCGTGGGAGCAGGACTACCACGTCATGGTCACCGCCCTGCGCGACTACATGGGCAAGACCGGCTTCAAAAAGGTGCTGCTCGGCATGTCCGGCGGCATCGACAGCGCGCTTGTCGCGACGATTGCGGTTGATGCGCTCGGGGCCGAGAACGTGCGCTGCGTGATGCTGCCGTCGGAATACACCTCCGCCCACTCGCTGGAGGACGCATCCGAGGCCGCAAAGCTTCTGGGCGCCCGCATCGACACCGTGCCGATCTCTGGCCCGCGCGCCGCCGTGACAGAGGCGCTCGCGCCGCTTTTCGAGGGGACCGAGGAAGACCTGACCGAAGAGAACATCCAGTCCCGCCTGCGCGGCGTGCTGTTGATGGCGCTCAGCAACAAGTTCGGCGAGATGCTGCTGACCACCGGCAACAAGTCCGAGGTGGCCGTCGGCTACGCCACGATCTACGGCGACATGTCGGGCGGCTACAACCCGATCAAGGACCTCTACAAAATGCGGGTGTTCGAGACCTGCCGCTGGCGCAACGCCAACTACCGCAACTGGATGCGCGGCCCGGACGGCATCGCGATCCCGCAGCGCATCATCGACAAGCCGCCCTCGGCCGAGCTACGCGCAGATCAAAAGGACGAGGACAGCCTGCCGCCCTACGAGGTGCTCGACGACATCCTCGAGCGCCTCGTCGACCGCGAGCAATCCGTGGCCGAGGTGGTCGCGGCGGGCCATGATCGCGAGACCGTCAAGCGGATCGAACACCTGCTCTACATCTCCGAGTACAAGCGGTTCCAATCCGCCCCCGGCGCCCGCATTTCGCCCCGAGCCTTCTGGCTCGACCGCCGCTATCCCATCGCAAACCGTTGGCGCGACCCCAGCTGAGCCACGGCGGCCGGTCGGCGGTTTCTTGCGGCTGCGGCACCGCGGACCTTTACCAGGTCCCGTAGCTCCGTAATCTATCCGGGCAAGCGGATGGAGAGGCAGCATGCGCCGTATTGTGAAGGTTTTGGCCCTGTTGGGGGTGGTGCTCGCCACCGGTCGCGGCATGGCCTATCTCTGGGCCAGCCGGGACACGCCGCCGACGCATCCAGCCCTTGCCGAAGCCAATCTGCCGCCGCTTATTCCCGTCCGCGATTTCTGGGCCGACACGGACGCCGAATGGGACTACCACGTCTCCGGCGACGGGCGCTATCTGGCGCATCGCGTGGTGCGGGGCACGCAAGAGGTCGTGGCCCTCACCGACCTGTCCACCGACACGGAACTCGCGACAATCCCGGAGCTGTGGCACTTCTATTGGGACCCGCACGCTCCGCTGCTCCACGTTATCACACATGATGAGCGGCTCTGGCGCGTCGATCCCACAAACCCGGCGCGCGATGCCTGGGTCGACATCACGCCGCGCGGCTTTCGCAACTGGAACTTTGCCACCATCCCCCGCGCGCCCCAGGATCGGCGCATCGTATCCTCCCGCGACCGCAACCCGGCCTTTCACGACGTCTACACCGTCCGCCCCGATGGCGGCGGCAAGGAGCTTCTGATCCGCAACGAGGGGCAGACGCTCGCGTGGATCATGGACCATGACAATCTGCCCCTGATGCGCATCGACCGGGCGGAGGACGACGCGGGCCGGATCATGGTGCGCACGAATGCCGATGGAACTCAATGGCGGGAGCTGATGACTGTCGATGCCCTGACCACCTTCTGGGTGGTCGAGGTCACACCGGACGCGCGCTTCGCCCTCGCGCACTCGTCACGGGGCCGCGACAAGGCCGCGCTGGTCAAGGTGGACCTTGAGACCGGCATGGAAGAGGTACTGGCCGAGGACCCGGAGCTTGACCTGATGCGCAGCTACAGTCTCGACCCGTTCGACGGCGAGATCGACCTTGTGCGGCGACACTCGGGCGGCGGCGAGCCGATCGCGCTCACCCCACGCGGTGAGGTGCTCAAACGCGAGATCATGAAATACAGCCCCCGCGTGCAGATCGACAGTCTGGGCGTCTACGGCCCGGGGCGCTTCGTGACCGTGACCCTCTCGCCCGAGGCGCGAAACTACATCTACCTTCTGATCGACACGCTTGACGGCACAAGCCAAGAGTTGGGGGAGTTTTCCTTCCGCCGCAAACACCTCGACAAGCTGGTCCCGACGGAAGAAGTCCGCATCCCCGCCCGTGACGGTTTAGAGATCCCGGCGCTGCTGCTGCGCCCCAAGGGTGTCACCGGCCCCGCGCCGCTGGTGGTCGAGGTGCATGGCGGCCCGGCCGCGCATGTGGATTGGAACTACCACCATTTCCGCCAATTCCTCACCAACCGCGGCTACGCCGTGCTGTCGGTCAACTTCCGTGGCTCAACGGGGTTCGGCCGGGCGTTTCAGGCCAAGGGATTCCGCGAATATGGCCGCGCGATGCAAACCGACCTCTATGACGCGGCCCAATGGGCGGTCGACCAAGGCATCGCCGATCCCGACGCGCTGGCAATCCAGGGCGGCTCCTACGGCGGCTACGCCTCCGGCATGGCCGCGACGGAGCGGGGCGGTCCGTTCGACGCCGCGATCGTCGAGCATGCGGTGCTCGATGTCGGCTACCAGATGCGCAACAATCCGTTCGCCTGGGGTCTGAACGAGGTCTACATGACGCGCTATTTCGGCACGATCGACGCGGATTTCGAAACGATGGAGACCTATTCTCCGATCACCCGGGCCGCTGATCTCGCCATGCCCACACTGGTCGTGGCGGGCAAGCGCGACCGCGTCGTGGGGTTCGAGCAGTCGGAGGAATTCCTGCGCCGCGCCCGCGAGAGCGACCACGCCGTCGAGGAGCTGATTTTCGAGGATGAAGGCCACGGCATCGACCGCTGGCAGAATTCCGTGCGCCATGCCCGCAGGGTCGAGGATTTCCTCGCCCGCCATCTGGGCGGACGCTCCGGCGGCTGGGACTATATCGAGATTGCTGCTGACTGGCTCGACTGATTGCAGGCTCGTGACGTCAGCGAAGTGTACGGCTTTGTTTCAGCCGCGGCTATGGAGTGCTTGATCCGTTCTTACAGCCCACTCCAACGCCTGTTGCGCTGACACCCATCGCATGCCCGGGGCTCGCCAGTAGCGCATCGCCATGCCCAACGGCGATCACAGCACGACTTCGGCACCATCGTATCCACCCATGTCTATCGCAGCACCGCCGCGCGATTGATACGCAACGCCAGCCCGCGCCGCTCGATACCGGACAGGTGCATAGCCCTGATCCCGCATCGGCCATGCTCGAAGACGCCGGAACGCTCGCCCACCCACATACCTTTTTACCGGCTTTCAACCAGAAAAGCCGCGGGCCTCCGGGCGCGCCCGCCCCTTTCTTTGTTCCAAAAATACGGCAGCGCACGATCCGCAACCCGCGCAACGTCGCAAACTAAAAACCCTACGCCCGCCGCAAGGGAATTCCGCGGGCGGGCCGAAGCCACGCCCGCGTAGACACCACCTGAAACACTGCCTTTACGAGGGATACTCGTTACTGAACTGCACACAGGATTAGCGCCAAAGGGTTGAGAAAAAGAAAACGGCGGGGCAAAAATCCCGGCCGTCCTCAAAATCCAACTGGCAAAGCCTCAGAGCATCAACTGATAGCCCGCCGGGATATACTCGAACCCTTCGCCCCGCTCGGCCACAAAGCCCATCGCCGGGAACGGCATATGGTAGCCCACCATCGGCACGCGGTCGGCGGCCAGCATCCCCAGCACCTTGCGGCGCGAGGCGGCAGCGCCCGCCTTGTCCATATCGAAGCGCACTTCCCAATCGGGGCGCGCCAGCGACCAGACCGGATGGTTGGCGAGGTCCGCGATCAACATCAACTGCTTGCCGTCGCTCTCGATCATGTAGTTCATGTGGCCCGGCGTGTGACCAAAGGCCTCCACCGCGGTGATCCCCGAGGCGACCGAGCCTCCGCCTTCCAGCATGGTGAACTTCTCGTTCAACGGCGCAACCTTGGCCTTGAAATTGTCATTGTCGGCGCCTGACCAGTGATTGTGCTCGACGGCGCCAGTCATGTAGGCGGCGTTGGCGAAGGTCTCGCCGCCTTCGCCCATCAGCCCGCCGATATGGTCGCCATGCATGTGGGTGATCACGACCTTGTCGACCTGATCGGCGGTGTAGCCCGCATCCTCGATTGCTTGGGTAATGCCGCCGGGGTTCAGGCCCGTGTCGAACAGGATCAGCTCCGAGCCGGTGTTGACCAGCGTGGGGGTGAAGAAGAACTGCACCTTGTCGGTCGGCAGGAAGTTTTCCTCCGACACTTCGTTGAATTCCTCTTCGCTGACATTCATCCCGAAGATCGTCTGCGGCTCCTCCCGGGCGGCGGTGCCTGCGAGCAGGGTGGTCACCTCGAACCCGCCCAGCGGAACACGGCGGGACTTGGCAATCGACATGCCCTTCATCTCGGCGGCGGCAGAGGCGGCGGTCGGCAGGGCGGCGGCCACCGGGGCAGCAGCCCCAAGGGCCAGGGCGGCGCGGCGGGACAGGTTCATGGTCGGATCTCCTCGGTTGGTTACTCTGCTGCATGACATAGGTCATTCCGCCGCAGGTCCAATCAACAGCCCGTGCGCGGTTGCGGATATGGACAATCGCGGGGCTTTGTGGTTCGACAAGCGCCTACCCGCAAAGGACCGAAATCCGATGACCGTCACCCGCTTCGCCCCCTCCCCCACAGGCCACCTGCATGTGGGCAACTTGCGCACCGCGCTGTTCAACTACCTCATCGCACGCAAGGCCGGCGGGCAATTCATCCTGCGGCTCGACGATACCGATCCGGTGCGCTCGACGCAGGCGTTTGCGGACGCAATCAAGGAGGACCTCGAATGGCTCGGCATCGAGTGGGACCGGGTGGAGACGCAGTCGTCCCGCCTCGACCGCTACATGGCCGCCGCCGATGAGCTGCGCAGCAAGGACCGGTTCTACGAGGCCTTCGAGACCCCGACAGAGCTGGACCTGAAGCGCAAGAAACAGCTCAACATGGGCAAGCCCCCGGTCTATGACCGCGCGGCGCTGGCCCTGTCCGAGGACGAAAAATCCGCCCTGCGCGCTGAGCGCGGCGATGGCGTGTGGCGCTTCAAGCTCGACCACGAGCGGATCGAATGGACCGATGGCATCCTGGGCGACATCTCCATCGATGCGGCGTCGGTGTCGGACCCGGTTCTGATCCGCGGCGACGGTCAGGTGCTCTACACGCTCGCCTCCGTCGTCGATGACACCGAAATGGGGATCACCCATGTCGTGCGCGGCTCGGATCATGTGACCAACACGGCGACCCAGATCCAGATCATCACGGCCCTGGGCGGCTCGGTTCCCGCCTTCGCCCACCACTCGCTGCTGACCGGCCCTCAGGGCGAGGCGCTGTCCAAGCGCCTCGGCACGCTGTCCTTGCGCGATCTGCGCGCCCGGGGCGTCGAGCCAATGGCGCTGCTGTCACATATGGCGCGCCTCGGCTCGTCCGAGCCTGTCGAGCTGCGCGCCTCCATGGACGAACTGGTCGAAGGCTTCGATCTGTCCAAATTCGGCTCCGCGCCCACGAAATTCGACGAGCAGGACCTGTTCCCCCTGACCGCCCGCGTCCTGCACGCGCTGGAAGCGGGCGAGGTCAAACCAGAGCTCGACGCGCTCGGCATCCCGGCAGATCAGCAGCAGGCGTTCTGGACGGTGGCCCGAGACAACATCACCACGAAGGCCGATATCGCCGGGTGGTGGACGCTGTGCGTAGAAGGCGCCGACCCGATGATCGACGACGAGGATCGCGATTTCGTGGCCGAGGCCATGACCCTGCTCCCCAACGCGCCTTTCACGCCCGAGACATGGGGCGAATGGACGTCAGCGGTGAAAGAGAAAACCGGCCGAAAAGGTCGCGGGCTGTTCATGCCGCTGCGCAAGGCGGTCACCGGCATGGAACGCGGGCCCGAGATGGCCGCGCTTATGCCGCTTTTGCAAAAGGTCAAAGCCAAAGGCTGATGGCTTCGTTTTGGAATAAATACTCAAATTCCAACGCCTTTGGCCGGCGATGCGATTGAGTATTTGAGCCAAAACGAAGCCAGAGGCGCCAAATAAAGAATGGCGGGCGGCGCCAGCCGCTCCTTCAGGTCAGCTGCCGCTCATCCAGGCGCGCATCAGGGACAGGGCGGGCTCCTTATCCCAATGGGCCTCGCCCTCCATGCGGGCGATCTCGCGCCCTTCGGGATTGATCAGGATCGTCACCGGCAGCCCGCGCGCGCCGATCTCGCGGGCCAGCGCCATTTTCGGGTCGAACAGCTTGGGCAGGTGGTTGAGCTTTTTGTCGACAAAGAACGTATCGACCGCGGGCCGCGCATTGCGGCCCGTGGCCACCGTCACAACCTCGAAATTCGCGCCACCCAAGGCTGCATCCAGCCGGTCCAGCGCGGGCATCTCGCGCACGCAGGGCGCACACCACAGGGCCCAGAAGTTCAGCACCACATGCTTGCCGCGATAATCGGCCAGCGTCACCTTGCGGCCATCTGCATCATGGAACACCGTCTGCGGCACCGCGCGCGGCTCGGCATGGAAGCGCAGCTTCGTCATGTCGCCCGTGGCCGCCGCAATCAGCGCGCCGGTTTCACCGGCGGCAGCAGGGTTTGCACCCATCGCAAGGCCGGCGTATAGCACCAGAAGCTTCAAAAACCGCATTTCATTCTCCAAAGAGCCAGCCCAATGACCGACCAGACTAAAGACGCATCCAACGCCATGTGGGGCGGGCGCTTCGCCGATGGGCCCGATGCCATCATGGAGGCAATCAACGCCTCCATCGGCTTCGACCAGCGGTTCGCGCGTCAGGACATCGAAGGCTCCCGCGCCCATGCGGCCATGTTGGGGGCGCAAGGTGTCATCACAGCTAGCGATATGGAAGCAATCAGGGAAGGCCTGCTCACGGTCTTGTCAGAGATCGAGGGCGGGACGTTTCAATTCTCCACCGCGCTTGAAGACATCCACATGAATGTGGAGGCCCGCCTGAGCGAGATCATCGGCGAGCCCGCAGGCCGCCTGCACACGGGCCGCTCGCGCAACGATCAAGTGGCGTTGGATTTCCGGCTCTGGGTCCGCGATCAGATGGACGCGGCCATCGAAGGTATCGCCGCCTTGCAAAACGCCCTGCTGGCGCAAGCCGAGGCGGGCGCCGATTGGGTCATGCCCGGCTTTACTCATTTGCAGACTGCCCAGCCTGTCACATGGGGCCATCATATGCTGGCCTATGTCGAGATGTTGGGCCGCGACGCGTCTCGCTTCACCGACGCCCGCGCCCGGATGAACGAATCGCCCCTCGGTGCCGCGGCGCTGGCGGGCACCAGCTTCGACATCGACCGCGACATGACGGCCACGGCCCTGGGCTTTGACCGCCCGGCGGCCAACTCGCTCGATGCGGTGTCCGACCGCGACTTCGTGCTCGATTTCCTCAATGCCGCCTCGATCTGCGCTATGCATCTGTCGCGCCTCAGCGAAGAGCTGGTGATCTGGTCCTCGGCCCAGTTCCGCTTCGTGACCCTCAGCGACCGGTTCTCCACCGGCTCGTCGATCATGCCTCAGAAGAAGAACCCCGACGCCGCCGAGCTGATCCGCGCCAAGGTGGGCCGCATCTTCGGGGCCAACACGGCGCTGATGATGGTGATGAAGGGCCTGCCCATGACCTATTCCAAGGACATGCAGGAAGACAAAGAGATGACGTTTGACGCCGCCGACAGCCTGATGCTGGCGCTGGCGGCGATGACCGGCATGGTGGCGGATATGAGCGCAAACCGCCCTGCGCTTGAGCAGGCCGCCGCCTCGGGCTTCTCCACGGCCACCGATCTGGCCGATTGGCTGGTGCGCACCCTTGATATGCCGTTCCGCGAGGCCCACCATGTGACGGGGGCGCTGGTGAAGCTGGCCGAGGACAAGGGCTGCGACCTGCCCGACCTCAGTTTGGCCGACATGACCGGCGTGCATCCAAAGATCACCCGCGACGTGTTCGACGTGCTGGGGGTATACAACTCGGTGGCGAGCCGCACCAGCTACGGCGGCACCGCGCCCGACAACGTGCGCGCCCAGGTGGCCCGCTGGAAGGAGAGACTGGCATGAGAGCGACCCTGACCCTGATCACCGCGGCCCTGCTGGCCGCCTGCGGTGTCGACGGCGAGCCCGAGACGCCCACGCGCGAGCGCGCCACCCCCGAGCCCGGCATCTCCATCACCGGCCGCGCCGAAGTCGGTGTCGCCAAAAGCTGGTAGCGGATCGGCAATCACCCGCCGCCACATCTGCTTGCAAATGGACAGCGGGACGGGTGAAGTGAATACTTGAGACGCGCACGCGCCCTGCGGGGCCCGCGCCAGAGGGTAAGGTAGACGAGAGATATGGATAAAATCCCCATGACCCCCAAAGGGTTCAAGGCGCTCGATGACGAGCTGAAAAACCTCAAGGTGGTGGAGCGCCCCGCCATCATCAAAGCCATCGCCGAGGCCCGCGAGCATGGGGATCTGTCGGAGAATGCCGAATACCACTCCGCCAAGGAGAAGCAGTCCTTCATCGAGGGCCGCATCAAGGAGCTTGAAGGCATGATCGGCCTCGCTCAGGTCATCGACCCCAAGACCCTGTCGGGCGCCGTCAAGTTCGGGGCCACCGTCAAGCTGGTGGACGAGGACACCGAGGAAGAGAAGACCTTCCAGATCGTGGGCGAGCAGGAGGCCGACATCCAGAACGGGCTGCTCAACATCTCCTCCCCGCTGGCCCGCGCGCTGATCGGCAAGGATGAGGGCGACAGCGTCGAAGTGCGCACCCCGGGCGGCACCAAGGACTACGAAATCCTCGAAGTCACGTATATCTGAGGCCCGCGCATGCCCGAGCAAGAGCCAGAGATTTTCACCGACAAGCCCCTGGAGCTGGGGGTCTACGCCCGGCCCGACCGCGGGCTGGCGGCGGCGGATATGATCGCCATCGCGCTCTCGGTGATCTGGCTCACCGCCGTGGCGGTCTACTTCCTGATGCTGCCGCCGTCGCAGGAAACGACCCAAGGCACCTTCCTCGTCGCGATGCTGGCGATCTTTCTGCCCATCGCGCTGATCTGGATCGGGGCCACTGTGATCAAGACCGCCCGCGTCATGCGCGAAGAGGCCACCCGGCTGCAGGCGGCCATCGATGCCATGCGGCAGGCCTACGTGTCACAAGCGCAGACCTCCGGCATGGGCATCAAGCCCGCGGTGGAGCGCAAGCTTGACGAGATCGCAACCGCCGCCAAACAGACCCAGAACACCGTGGCGACCTTTGCCACCGCTCGCGATGCTCCGGTTGCGGCTCCACGCGCCAGCCAGGCCGCGCTGGTCAAGCCGGGGGTGAGCGCCGACAGCCAGCCCGCCTTGGCACTCGGCACCCCGCCAGAGGATCTCTCGCCGCCGCTCTCGACCGAAGATTTCATCGGCGCGCTCGACTTCCCCGAGGACGAGAATGACGCCGAAGGCTTCCGGCAGCTGCGCCGCGCGCTCGCCAACCATGAGAGCGCCAAGCTGGTGCGGGCAAGCCAAGACGTGCTGACCCTGCTTAGCCAGGACGGCATTTACATGGACGATTTCACCCCCGACCGCGCCCGCCCGGAGCTGTGGCGCAACTTCGCGCGCGGCGAACGCGGCCCGGCCATTGCGGGCATCGGCGGGGTGCATGATCGCTCATCGCTGGCGCTGGCCTCGGGCCGGATGCGCTCTGATGCGGTGTTCCGCGACGCGGTGCACCATTTCCTGCGCCAATTCGACAAGACCTTCGCAAAATTCGCCGATGCCGCCACCGATCAGGACCTCACGAAGCTCTCCGATACCCGCACCGCGCGTTGCTTCATGCTCTTGGGCCGGGTCACGGGCACGTTCGACTAACCAATCATTAAGGTTAACGCGCCCGCCCAAAACACGCAGACCCTCTTGCTTCGTTTTGGCAAAAATACTCAAATCCACCGCCCGCAAGGCCCTGTGCCGTTCAAACCCCACGCACCATTGTCGTGGCCTCGCGAAACCCGAACACGTGGCGCATCAAGCCCGTGCGCACCTGCCCTCGTGGCGAAAAACCCTGCCGTTCATACAGCGCCCGCGCCCGCGTGTTGCTGTCGATCACGTCCAGCCGCACCTCGGCGCAGCCCTCCGCCTGCGCGTGATCCACTACCGCCTGCAGCAGCGCCGTGCCAACCCCTTGCCCGCGCGCATCCGCGTCGACAAAAATACCGTCCATCAACAATTGCCCCGGGCGCAGATCGCACTCCAACTGTTCCAACAGCGCCCCGCGCCACAGCCCGCCGAACCAGCCATAGAGCGGCGCGAGATCGCGCAGCTCGCCGCCAACCAGACCGCCTTCCGATGTCTTGAAGCCGGCCACACCCAGCAGCCGCTCGCCATCGATGGCAGAGATCGCAAACTCCGGCTCCAGCACCGCGGCGATGAACGCCTCGCCCTTCTCCCGCGGGCCCAGTAACTTGCCAAGCTTGCCGGAAAACGCCTCCCAGAACAGTCGCGCGACATCTGCCCGCTGCGCCTCGGAGAACCCGCGCCGGATCGCCACGCTCACAGCCCGAAGCTCCTGTAGGGCAGGAAGCGCACCGGGTCGCCGCGGCGCACATCCACCGCGCCATCGGGCAGCTCGACTAGCCCTTCGGACCAGCTCAGCCCGGAGATGCGGCCGGAGCCTTCGGACGCGAACACTTCGACGCCCTCCGGCCCCATCCGCGCGCGCAGATATTCCCGCCGCCCTGGCTTCTTGCGCTTCTCGAACGCCGCGGGCACCTCAAAGCCCTGCGGCGCGACGAACCTTGCGCCAGCCAGTTTCAGGCACGCGGGCCGCGCGAAGATCAACGCGCAGACGAACGCCGCCACCGGGTTGCCCGGCAGCCCGAACACCGGCACGCCGTCCCACAGCGCCAGCACCAACGGGCGGCCCGGCTTCAGCGCGATGCGCCACGCCTGCAAGCTGCCCGCCTCGCGCAGCAACGCCGAGACGTGGTCCTCATCCCCCGCTGACGCACCGCCCGAGGTCAGGATCACGTCGCAGCGCCCGGCGCCTTTGTCGAGCCGCGCCTTCAAGGCTGCGCGGTCATCGGGCACATGGCCCAGATCGACCGCCTCGAACCCCCAGGCGCAGACCAGTTCCAACAGCATCGGGCGGTTCGCGTCATAGGTCCGGTCCGGCGGCGCGTCCGCCCCGGGCGAGACCAGCTCGTCACCGGTCGATATCACGCCCACCCGAAGGCGCGAGAACACCTCTACCCGGCCGACGCCAAGCGCCGCCAAAAGCCCCACGTCCTGCGGCCGCAACACGTGGCCCGGCGCGAAGACCGCTGCGCCCGCCTCGACATCTTCACCCGCGCGCCGCGTGTTCGCGCCGCGCTTCACCGGGCCGCGAAAGGCCACATGGGTCGCGGTGACCGAGCAATCTTCTTCCAGCACGACCGTGTCGACGCCGTCGGGGATCACCGCGCCGGTCAGGATGCGGATCGCAGCGCCCGCAGGCACCGCGCCGCCATAGGCCGCCCCCGCCGCCGCGCGGCCTTGGACGAGCGGCAGGACCTGATCGCCCTCGCCTGTGCTCGCATGGGCGAAACCGTAGCCATCGACCGCGGCGTTGGCCGCAGGCGGGTTCGAGCGGCGGGCGATAACCTCGCCCGCAACAATCCGGCCCGAGGCCTCCGCATGCGAGACCCGCTCCGGCATCGCCACGCAGGTCAGCGCCGCATCGAGCTTCGCCAATGCGTCGTCCACGGGCATCCAGTCCACGCCGGGCGGCAAGGCGAAGCAGTCGTCCTTGAATACGGGCGGTTTCGGTAAGGCCTCAACGCCCAAAATCCAGCCCTCTGCCCCGCTTCCCTCTCCGGCGGCCAAGGCCTGGGCAAGGGTTTGATCCCGATCCATCCGCTCCATCTGAGCCGCAACGGCTCGCACTTGCGCAGCATCCTT
The nucleotide sequence above comes from Litoreibacter ponti. Encoded proteins:
- a CDS encoding argininosuccinate lyase encodes the protein MRATLTLITAALLAACGVDGEPETPTRERATPEPGISITGRAEVGVAKSW
- the gltX gene encoding glutamate--tRNA ligase, translating into MTVTRFAPSPTGHLHVGNLRTALFNYLIARKAGGQFILRLDDTDPVRSTQAFADAIKEDLEWLGIEWDRVETQSSRLDRYMAAADELRSKDRFYEAFETPTELDLKRKKQLNMGKPPVYDRAALALSEDEKSALRAERGDGVWRFKLDHERIEWTDGILGDISIDAASVSDPVLIRGDGQVLYTLASVVDDTEMGITHVVRGSDHVTNTATQIQIITALGGSVPAFAHHSLLTGPQGEALSKRLGTLSLRDLRARGVEPMALLSHMARLGSSEPVELRASMDELVEGFDLSKFGSAPTKFDEQDLFPLTARVLHALEAGEVKPELDALGIPADQQQAFWTVARDNITTKADIAGWWTLCVEGADPMIDDEDRDFVAEAMTLLPNAPFTPETWGEWTSAVKEKTGRKGRGLFMPLRKAVTGMERGPEMAALMPLLQKVKAKG
- the argH gene encoding argininosuccinate lyase, whose protein sequence is MTDQTKDASNAMWGGRFADGPDAIMEAINASIGFDQRFARQDIEGSRAHAAMLGAQGVITASDMEAIREGLLTVLSEIEGGTFQFSTALEDIHMNVEARLSEIIGEPAGRLHTGRSRNDQVALDFRLWVRDQMDAAIEGIAALQNALLAQAEAGADWVMPGFTHLQTAQPVTWGHHMLAYVEMLGRDASRFTDARARMNESPLGAAALAGTSFDIDRDMTATALGFDRPAANSLDAVSDRDFVLDFLNAASICAMHLSRLSEELVIWSSAQFRFVTLSDRFSTGSSIMPQKKNPDAAELIRAKVGRIFGANTALMMVMKGLPMTYSKDMQEDKEMTFDAADSLMLALAAMTGMVADMSANRPALEQAAASGFSTATDLADWLVRTLDMPFREAHHVTGALVKLAEDKGCDLPDLSLADMTGVHPKITRDVFDVLGVYNSVASRTSYGGTAPDNVRAQVARWKERLA
- a CDS encoding TlpA family protein disulfide reductase, coding for MRFLKLLVLYAGLAMGANPAAAGETGALIAAATGDMTKLRFHAEPRAVPQTVFHDADGRKVTLADYRGKHVVLNFWALWCAPCVREMPALDRLDAALGGANFEVVTVATGRNARPAVDTFFVDKKLNHLPKLFDPKMALAREIGARGLPVTILINPEGREIARMEGEAHWDKEPALSLMRAWMSGS
- a CDS encoding GNAT family N-acetyltransferase codes for the protein MSVAIRRGFSEAQRADVARLFWEAFSGKLGKLLGPREKGEAFIAAVLEPEFAISAIDGERLLGVAGFKTSEGGLVGGELRDLAPLYGWFGGLWRGALLEQLECDLRPGQLLMDGIFVDADARGQGVGTALLQAVVDHAQAEGCAEVRLDVIDSNTRARALYERQGFSPRGQVRTGLMRHVFGFREATTMVRGV
- the greA gene encoding transcription elongation factor GreA, which codes for MDKIPMTPKGFKALDDELKNLKVVERPAIIKAIAEAREHGDLSENAEYHSAKEKQSFIEGRIKELEGMIGLAQVIDPKTLSGAVKFGATVKLVDEDTEEEKTFQIVGEQEADIQNGLLNISSPLARALIGKDEGDSVEVRTPGGTKDYEILEVTYI